Proteins encoded by one window of Cystobacter ferrugineus:
- the ureC gene encoding urease subunit alpha translates to MSTKTISRADYAALYGPTTGDKVRLGNTGLLAQVERDHTVYGDECVFGGGKVLREGMGQQVGASNAEALDCVITNALIIDWTGIYKADIGIKAGRIRGIGKAGNPDVMAGVTPGLVVGVTTEVIAGEGHIVTAGGIDTHIHFICPQQADEALASGVTTWVGGGTGPATGSKATTCTPGMWNILRMLEATDTLPLNIGITGKGNTSSPEGLWEQIGAGAVGLKLHEDWGSSPAAIDACLSVAEQEDVQVTIHTDTLNESGSVEDSLAAFKGRTIHTYHSEGAGGGHAPDIIRVCAAPNVLPSSTNPTRPYTVNTLDEHLDMLMVCHHLKKENKEDLAFANSRIREGTIAAEDILNDMGAISMISSDSQAMGRVGEVILRTWQTAHKMREQRGRLPEEQGDNDNFRIRRYVAKYTINPAISHGMSHEVGSVEPGKLADLVLWKPAFFGVRPELVLKGGLVAWSQMGDPGAAIPTPQPNYMRPMFGARGRALGATSIAFVSARSLDEGLVRGLGLTKQLSAVRQCRGIGKKDMKLNDTLPPDLAVVAEKFWVYINKQPLLCEPAAWLPLGQLYSLF, encoded by the coding sequence ATGAGCACGAAGACGATCAGTCGCGCCGATTATGCCGCCCTGTACGGTCCCACCACGGGTGACAAGGTCCGGCTGGGGAACACGGGGTTGCTGGCGCAGGTGGAGCGCGACCACACCGTCTACGGAGACGAGTGCGTGTTCGGCGGCGGCAAGGTGCTGCGCGAGGGCATGGGGCAGCAGGTGGGCGCGAGCAACGCCGAGGCGCTGGACTGCGTCATCACCAATGCCCTCATCATCGATTGGACGGGCATCTACAAGGCGGACATCGGCATCAAGGCGGGACGCATCCGCGGCATTGGCAAGGCGGGCAACCCGGACGTGATGGCGGGGGTGACTCCGGGTCTGGTGGTGGGCGTGACCACCGAGGTCATCGCCGGCGAGGGGCACATCGTCACGGCGGGCGGCATCGACACGCACATCCACTTCATCTGCCCGCAGCAGGCGGATGAGGCGCTCGCCAGCGGCGTCACCACCTGGGTGGGTGGAGGAACGGGGCCCGCCACGGGCAGCAAGGCCACCACCTGCACGCCCGGGATGTGGAACATCCTGCGGATGTTGGAGGCCACGGACACGCTGCCGCTCAACATCGGCATCACCGGCAAGGGCAACACGTCCAGCCCCGAGGGCCTGTGGGAGCAGATTGGCGCGGGCGCCGTGGGGCTGAAGCTGCACGAGGACTGGGGTTCTTCTCCGGCCGCCATCGACGCGTGCTTGTCGGTGGCCGAGCAGGAGGACGTGCAGGTCACCATCCACACGGACACGTTGAACGAGTCCGGCTCCGTGGAGGACTCCCTGGCCGCCTTCAAGGGCCGGACGATCCACACCTACCACTCGGAAGGCGCGGGCGGCGGGCATGCGCCCGACATCATCCGGGTGTGCGCCGCCCCCAATGTCCTGCCCAGCTCGACCAACCCCACGCGTCCGTACACGGTGAACACGCTGGATGAGCACCTGGACATGCTCATGGTGTGTCACCACCTGAAGAAGGAGAACAAGGAGGACTTGGCGTTCGCCAACAGCCGTATCCGCGAGGGGACGATCGCCGCGGAGGACATCCTCAACGACATGGGCGCCATCAGCATGATCTCCTCGGACAGCCAGGCGATGGGCCGGGTGGGCGAGGTCATCCTCCGCACGTGGCAGACGGCCCACAAGATGCGCGAGCAGCGGGGCCGCCTGCCCGAGGAGCAGGGCGACAACGACAACTTCCGCATCCGCCGTTACGTGGCCAAGTACACCATCAACCCCGCCATTTCTCACGGCATGTCCCATGAGGTGGGCTCGGTGGAGCCGGGAAAGCTGGCGGATCTGGTGCTGTGGAAACCCGCCTTCTTCGGTGTTCGCCCGGAGCTGGTGCTCAAGGGAGGGCTCGTCGCCTGGTCGCAGATGGGAGATCCGGGCGCGGCCATCCCCACGCCTCAGCCCAACTACATGCGGCCCATGTTCGGCGCGCGGGGACGGGCCCTGGGGGCCACGAGCATCGCCTTCGTGTCGGCGCGCTCCCTGGACGAGGGGTTGGTCCGGGGGTTGGGACTGACCAAGCAACTGTCCGCGGTGCGCCAGTGCCGGGGAATCGGCAAGAAGGACATGAAGCTCAACGACACGCTGCCGCCCGACCTGGCCGTGGTCGCGGAGAAGTTCTGGGTGTACATCAACAAGCAGCCGCTCCTGTGCGAGCCCGCCGCGTGGCTTCCCCTGGGACAGCTCTACTCGCTGTTCTGA
- a CDS encoding type VI immunity family protein encodes MNERVPDLRVRAGNGLLVARDGLILCFFMRRSHEEVAPAVWRALQTYRRAIRPHALSWYVAPEGGFLPLDDERWEQAHQEMLERPRRLSLSLQLQQHHDDVGGYNFEYHGRRLDAPLFSRDGNATCAVSFTLPTEYLMEQGPAQVRTLALELARELPFSFGYASLALITPTLDWYAARETVRNLRDRYLGLDVYHLEQTSRVLGTRARGAYWLTFLGQPLLGQLGGHDSPRQRLAHPDISTQPLDDGRVLLTLSEWPEAIDTERKQRPSPQLLALAQLLEPFLYEQELTGWFFHDDHEGMEDMRCWIRRLLP; translated from the coding sequence ATGAACGAGCGAGTCCCTGACCTCCGGGTGCGGGCGGGCAATGGCCTCCTGGTGGCGCGCGATGGTCTCATCCTCTGCTTCTTCATGCGCCGTTCCCACGAAGAAGTCGCTCCCGCTGTCTGGAGGGCCCTGCAGACGTACCGCCGAGCCATCCGTCCTCATGCGTTGAGCTGGTACGTCGCGCCTGAAGGGGGCTTCCTTCCTCTCGATGATGAGCGCTGGGAGCAAGCCCACCAGGAGATGCTCGAGCGGCCCCGCCGACTCTCACTCTCCCTCCAACTGCAACAGCACCACGACGACGTAGGGGGCTACAATTTCGAATATCACGGCCGGCGACTCGATGCCCCGCTGTTCTCCCGCGACGGGAACGCCACCTGTGCCGTGAGCTTCACCCTGCCCACCGAGTACCTGATGGAGCAAGGTCCCGCCCAGGTCCGAACCCTCGCCCTCGAACTCGCTCGCGAGCTGCCCTTCAGCTTCGGCTACGCCAGCCTCGCGCTCATCACCCCCACCCTCGATTGGTACGCGGCCCGCGAAACAGTCCGCAACCTGCGGGATCGCTACCTGGGCCTGGATGTCTATCACCTCGAGCAAACCAGCCGGGTCCTCGGCACCCGCGCGCGAGGCGCCTACTGGCTCACCTTCCTCGGCCAACCCCTGCTCGGCCAGCTCGGAGGGCACGACAGCCCGCGGCAACGGCTCGCCCATCCGGATATATCCACGCAGCCCTTGGATGATGGACGAGTGCTCCTCACCCTGAGTGAGTGGCCCGAGGCCATCGACACCGAGCGGAAGCAGCGACCATCCCCCCAACTCCTCGCCCTCGCCCAACTGCTCGAACCGTTCCTCTACGAGCAAGAACTCACGGGTTGGTTCTTTCACGACGACCACGAAGGAATGGAAGACATGCGCTGTTGGATCCGCCGTCTCCTTCCCTGA
- a CDS encoding urease accessory protein UreD yields the protein MRASQMSSEQSPPEVAVRPGRASQARLAFERVGKRTIVSRARAKSPVRLLTPRNHGHAAWVYTSLLGDGLVDGDHLSLELDVAEGASALLSSRGHTRVYRSPHGCRSEVVARVGEGALLVWVPDPTTCYTGARYEQRLDIQLAPGASLVLMELVTTGRKANGERWTFSRFSSSLRVHREGRALFDECWLLDPAQGEISERLGRFDAIGTVLLVGPACASARESLASGLGALPITPRAGLICSASPISPDGLVLRAAAVSPELLQHTAQDWLSFLPSMLGDNPWAHHG from the coding sequence ATGCGTGCCTCTCAGATGTCGAGCGAGCAGTCCCCTCCCGAGGTGGCGGTCCGGCCCGGACGTGCGAGCCAGGCACGGCTCGCTTTCGAGCGGGTGGGCAAGCGCACCATCGTGAGCCGTGCTCGGGCGAAAAGCCCGGTCCGCTTGTTGACGCCGCGCAACCATGGCCATGCCGCCTGGGTCTACACCAGCCTGCTAGGGGATGGGCTGGTGGATGGGGACCACCTCTCCTTGGAACTGGACGTGGCCGAGGGAGCCTCCGCGCTCCTGTCGAGCCGGGGCCACACCCGTGTCTACCGCTCGCCGCATGGTTGCAGGAGTGAGGTTGTCGCCAGGGTGGGCGAGGGGGCGCTCCTTGTCTGGGTGCCGGACCCCACCACGTGTTACACGGGCGCCCGATACGAGCAGCGGTTGGACATCCAGCTCGCCCCAGGGGCCTCGCTCGTCCTGATGGAACTCGTCACCACCGGCCGCAAGGCCAACGGCGAGCGGTGGACCTTCTCACGTTTCTCCTCCTCGCTGCGTGTCCACCGGGAAGGGCGCGCGTTGTTCGACGAGTGTTGGCTGCTCGATCCCGCCCAGGGGGAGATCTCCGAACGGCTCGGCCGTTTCGATGCGATCGGGACCGTGCTGCTGGTGGGCCCCGCGTGTGCGTCCGCCCGCGAGTCGCTCGCCAGCGGACTGGGGGCGCTGCCCATCACCCCGCGCGCCGGGCTCATCTGCTCCGCCAGTCCGATCAGTCCCGATGGGTTGGTGCTCCGGGCCGCCGCCGTCTCTCCCGAGCTCTTGCAGCACACCGCCCAGGATTGGTTGTCCTTCCTTCCCTCCATGCTGGGAGACAATCCCTGGGCCCACCACGGATGA
- a CDS encoding LysR family transcriptional regulator, translated as METSIQPSWDDLRVLLALHRHRSFLAAGRALGVSTSTAARRIEALEKALGRSLVHRSSAGTSVEPDALELVSLAEQLELGLQAVKRDEGDAALSGTVRVSMSDGFVRTVARVLSVLRRTHPALFFEMISEARMADLARREADIGIRLARSTSPVLIQREVGRIRLGLYAAPSYVERRLRDGRLKREDMARHDFLGIDRTPQWLAAQGAKRFVFTSNSNFALQEAVEQGQGIALMSAPQVGSLPLVRLETDFEFPSIPVFLAFHRELRNVKRVRLVLDALEAEIRTATA; from the coding sequence ATGGAAACCTCGATCCAGCCGTCGTGGGATGACCTGCGGGTGCTTCTCGCGCTGCATCGCCACCGGAGCTTTCTCGCCGCGGGCCGCGCGCTCGGTGTGTCGACCTCGACCGCCGCCCGGAGAATCGAGGCGTTGGAGAAGGCACTTGGCCGGTCATTGGTGCATCGCTCGAGCGCGGGTACCTCCGTCGAGCCGGATGCGCTCGAGCTGGTCAGCCTCGCCGAGCAGCTCGAGCTCGGGTTGCAGGCCGTGAAGCGGGATGAGGGCGACGCGGCGCTCAGCGGCACCGTGCGGGTGTCGATGTCCGATGGTTTCGTCCGGACGGTGGCACGGGTGCTCTCGGTGCTGCGGCGAACCCATCCGGCACTGTTCTTCGAGATGATTTCCGAGGCGCGCATGGCCGACCTCGCGCGGCGCGAGGCGGACATCGGCATCCGCCTGGCAAGGTCGACGTCTCCGGTCCTCATCCAACGCGAGGTGGGCCGGATCCGGTTGGGGCTCTACGCCGCGCCGTCGTACGTCGAGCGGCGCCTTCGCGATGGCCGGCTCAAGCGGGAGGACATGGCCCGGCATGACTTCCTGGGCATCGACAGGACGCCGCAGTGGCTGGCCGCGCAGGGAGCGAAGCGGTTCGTGTTCACGAGCAATTCCAACTTCGCGCTGCAGGAGGCGGTCGAGCAGGGGCAGGGCATCGCGCTGATGAGCGCGCCGCAGGTGGGTTCATTGCCGCTCGTGCGGCTCGAAACGGATTTCGAGTTCCCATCGATACCGGTGTTCCTCGCGTTCCATCGCGAGCTGCGCAACGTGAAGCGCGTTCGGCTCGTGCTCGATGCGCTCGAGGCCGAGATCCGCACCGCGACGGCATAG
- a CDS encoding glycoside hydrolase family 6 protein, with the protein MQQTHSNIRGLALKSLAFLQLALCGGVASAQTHVDNPFEGASAYINPDYAAQVESSIARTTDSTLAAKMRTVKTYPTSVWLDRIAAIHGGSVNGGRKSLREHLDLALAQKKAGQPITASFVIYDMPGRDCHALASNGELPLTEEGLQRYKTEYIDPIAAIFADPKYQDIRIVTALEPDGLPNLVTNLNDPACAQAHSTGIYVAAAQYAMNKLHAVPNVYIYMDLGHSGWLGWDDNRQKTIALYTSVVGATTAGLSSVDGFVTNTANYTPLAEPNLVNPNVTVGGQPLRSAKYYEWNPNFDETDFAASLYTGFTAAGWPASIGFLIDTSRNGWGGPNRPTGAYGTTVDTYADSGRIDRRAHRGLWCNQAGTGMGQPPQTSPVGYSASHLDAFVWVKPPGDSDGASKYIPNDEGKGADPMCDPDFTTKYTTKTGALPNAPLSGHWFHEQFTMLVQNAYPSIPLTAGDNDPALPPTSLTATPGNKQVTIGWSASFGATSYTVKRGTASTGPFATVASVTGTSYTNTGLTNGTTYYFVVSASNAKGESPNSSAVSATPAEQVLSAPSSLTAAAAGSSQISLGWTGSANATGYNIYHSTSPSVAITAANRVGTSSTTSFTHTGLLPGTTHYYKVTAFNAALESAGSNEASATTQAASVGALSVLYRDGNNNSPLTNQFRPHFRVKNGGTTSVSLADIKVRYYISLDGAAALQINCDWALPGCTSMSFQSGQLSAPRPGATHYIEISFLGGTLAAGQDTGDIQLRVNNTSWSTFNEADDYSFKAGQTAYGDNSHITVYRNGTLAGGIEP; encoded by the coding sequence ATGCAACAAACGCATTCCAACATCCGCGGCCTGGCGCTGAAGTCCCTGGCATTCCTGCAACTGGCACTCTGCGGAGGAGTCGCCTCCGCGCAGACGCATGTGGACAACCCGTTCGAAGGCGCGAGCGCATACATCAATCCCGACTACGCGGCGCAGGTCGAGTCCTCGATCGCCAGGACGACCGACAGCACGCTGGCCGCGAAGATGCGCACGGTCAAAACGTATCCGACCTCGGTCTGGCTGGACCGCATCGCGGCGATTCACGGCGGCAGCGTGAACGGCGGCCGCAAGAGCCTGCGTGAGCACCTCGACCTGGCGCTGGCCCAGAAGAAGGCCGGCCAGCCCATCACCGCGAGCTTCGTCATCTACGACATGCCAGGGCGCGACTGCCATGCGCTGGCGTCCAACGGCGAGCTGCCGCTGACGGAGGAGGGACTGCAGCGCTACAAGACGGAGTATATCGACCCCATCGCGGCCATCTTCGCCGATCCGAAGTACCAGGACATCCGGATCGTCACGGCGCTCGAGCCGGACGGCCTGCCCAACCTGGTGACCAACCTGAACGATCCGGCGTGCGCCCAGGCCCACTCCACCGGCATCTACGTGGCGGCCGCGCAGTACGCCATGAACAAGCTGCACGCCGTCCCGAACGTCTACATCTACATGGACCTCGGCCACTCGGGCTGGCTGGGCTGGGACGACAACCGTCAGAAGACGATCGCGCTCTACACCTCCGTGGTGGGCGCGACGACGGCAGGGCTGTCCAGCGTGGATGGCTTCGTGACCAACACGGCCAACTACACGCCGCTCGCGGAGCCGAACCTGGTGAACCCGAACGTGACCGTGGGCGGGCAGCCGCTCCGGTCGGCGAAGTACTACGAGTGGAACCCCAACTTCGACGAGACCGACTTCGCGGCCTCCCTCTACACCGGCTTCACGGCCGCGGGCTGGCCGGCCAGCATCGGCTTCCTCATCGACACCTCGCGCAACGGCTGGGGTGGACCCAACCGGCCGACGGGCGCCTACGGCACCACGGTCGACACGTACGCCGACTCCGGCCGCATCGACCGGCGGGCCCACCGCGGCCTCTGGTGCAACCAGGCCGGGACTGGCATGGGGCAGCCGCCCCAGACGTCTCCGGTTGGCTACAGCGCCTCGCACCTGGATGCCTTCGTCTGGGTCAAGCCTCCGGGCGATTCGGACGGCGCGAGCAAGTACATCCCGAACGACGAGGGCAAGGGCGCCGACCCGATGTGCGACCCGGACTTCACCACGAAGTACACCACCAAGACCGGCGCCCTGCCCAACGCGCCGCTGTCCGGCCACTGGTTCCACGAGCAGTTCACGATGCTGGTGCAGAACGCCTATCCCTCCATCCCGCTGACCGCCGGAGACAATGACCCGGCCCTTCCGCCCACGAGCCTGACGGCCACCCCGGGCAACAAGCAGGTGACGATCGGCTGGAGCGCTTCGTTCGGCGCGACGAGCTACACCGTCAAGCGGGGCACCGCCAGCACCGGACCGTTCGCGACGGTGGCCTCCGTTACGGGGACGAGCTACACCAACACCGGCCTGACCAATGGCACCACCTATTACTTCGTGGTCAGCGCGTCCAACGCCAAGGGAGAGAGCCCCAACAGCAGCGCGGTCTCCGCGACTCCGGCCGAGCAGGTCCTCTCCGCGCCCTCCAGCCTGACCGCGGCGGCGGCCGGCTCCAGCCAGATCTCCCTGGGCTGGACGGGCTCCGCCAACGCCACCGGCTACAACATCTATCACTCCACCTCGCCGAGCGTGGCCATCACCGCGGCGAACCGGGTGGGCACCAGCTCCACCACCAGCTTCACCCACACGGGCCTGCTGCCTGGCACGACCCACTACTACAAGGTGACGGCCTTCAACGCCGCCCTCGAGTCCGCCGGGTCGAACGAGGCCTCCGCCACGACGCAGGCCGCCAGCGTGGGAGCCCTCTCCGTCCTCTACCGCGACGGGAACAACAACTCCCCGCTCACCAACCAGTTCCGCCCCCACTTCCGGGTGAAGAACGGCGGCACCACGTCGGTCAGCCTGGCGGACATCAAGGTCCGCTACTACATCTCGCTGGACGGCGCGGCCGCCCTCCAGATCAACTGCGATTGGGCCCTCCCGGGCTGCACGAGCATGAGCTTCCAGTCCGGGCAGCTCTCCGCTCCGCGGCCTGGCGCCACCCACTACATCGAGATCAGCTTCCTCGGCGGCACCCTGGCGGCCGGCCAGGACACGGGTGACATCCAGCTGCGCGTGAACAACACGTCCTGGTCGACCTTCAACGAGGCGGATGACTACTCGTTCAAGGCCGGGCAGACGGCCTATGGCGACAACAGCCACATCACCGTCTACCGCAACGGCACGCTGGCGGGTGGTATCGAGCCGTAG
- the ureB gene encoding urease subunit beta — translation MHLSPRDIDKLLLHGAGFLAQKRLARGLRLNYPEAVALISTQLLEFIRDGKHSVEELMDLGKRLLGHTQVMHGVAEMIADVQVEGTFPDGCKLVTVSEPICLAHGDLKLALYGSFLPVPAISPFEQKESEEFVTPGEVIVQPGDLVLNEGRDVIELQVTNTGDRPIQVGSHYHFIETNRELVFDRRKAYGRRLNIPAGTAVRFEKDEVKTVPLVKIAGAQVIRGGNALASGPLSTQNAERAMEQVLARNFGHKDQEQT, via the coding sequence ATGCACCTGTCACCGCGTGACATCGACAAGCTGCTGTTGCATGGAGCGGGCTTCCTGGCCCAGAAGCGTCTGGCTCGAGGCTTACGGCTCAACTACCCCGAAGCGGTGGCGCTCATCTCCACCCAGCTCCTGGAGTTCATCCGCGACGGCAAGCACAGCGTGGAAGAGCTGATGGACCTGGGAAAGCGCCTGCTGGGCCATACGCAAGTGATGCATGGCGTGGCGGAGATGATCGCGGATGTGCAGGTGGAAGGCACCTTCCCCGATGGTTGCAAGCTGGTGACGGTGTCGGAACCCATCTGCCTGGCGCACGGCGATCTCAAGCTGGCACTCTACGGCAGCTTCCTTCCCGTGCCCGCCATCTCGCCCTTCGAGCAGAAGGAGAGCGAGGAGTTCGTGACGCCGGGCGAGGTGATCGTGCAACCCGGTGACCTGGTACTCAACGAGGGCCGCGACGTCATCGAGTTGCAGGTCACCAACACGGGTGATCGTCCCATCCAGGTGGGCAGCCACTACCACTTCATCGAGACGAACCGGGAGCTCGTCTTCGATCGACGAAAGGCGTACGGCCGGCGGTTGAACATCCCGGCGGGCACGGCGGTGCGCTTCGAGAAGGATGAGGTCAAGACGGTACCGCTGGTGAAGATCGCCGGAGCGCAGGTGATTCGAGGTGGCAATGCACTGGCCTCCGGTCCCCTGTCCACGCAGAACGCGGAGCGGGCCATGGAGCAGGTGCTCGCGCGGAACTTCGGTCACAAGGACCAGGAGCAGACATGA
- a CDS encoding MFS transporter: MGSKGWGELLAEGRLPRFALICLGVWLNAADALVTATIMPSVGADLGGYAYFSWSVAGFLVGAILAGASAGRLSELFGLRRASALAGVVCMAGCVMSAVAPDVGLFLVGRVVQGMSCGWVSGFSMVAVALVFPERHLARVFASISGVWGVATVLGPLVGGLFAEAGAWRGVFWLFAAQSLAFSAAALWLLRGSARPAGGAGIPWTQLAVLTLGVSAIAVADVIRHPWTALGLVAVGVAILGLVLRIDARARVRLLPRQAGDVRTVVGAGYSAMFWMTAASMGFAIYGPAILQTLRGMSPLWAGYVIGVESIAWTLAAFAVASVGERWEAFWVRLGAVCLVLSLVILTGSMGGASLAWVLAGGSLLGAAFGFSWSFMTRRVMAALSDEERAMGTSATIAIRQTGASAGAAISGAAANVVGFSSGLTVHTAQAASIWVFASVIPLALIGGWAAFRLTGGAARN, from the coding sequence ATGGGATCGAAGGGTTGGGGAGAACTGCTGGCCGAGGGGCGGCTGCCCCGTTTCGCGCTGATCTGCCTGGGCGTCTGGTTGAACGCCGCCGACGCGCTGGTCACCGCCACCATCATGCCGAGTGTGGGCGCGGACCTGGGTGGCTATGCCTATTTCAGCTGGTCGGTGGCCGGGTTCCTGGTGGGCGCCATCCTGGCTGGCGCGAGTGCTGGGCGGCTCTCGGAGCTGTTTGGTCTGCGCCGGGCCAGCGCGTTGGCGGGGGTGGTGTGTATGGCTGGCTGCGTCATGAGCGCGGTCGCGCCCGATGTGGGGCTCTTCCTGGTGGGACGTGTGGTTCAGGGGATGAGCTGTGGTTGGGTGTCAGGCTTTTCCATGGTGGCCGTGGCCCTGGTGTTCCCGGAGCGGCACCTGGCCCGGGTGTTCGCGTCCATTTCCGGGGTGTGGGGCGTCGCCACGGTGCTGGGGCCGCTGGTGGGTGGGCTCTTCGCGGAAGCGGGCGCCTGGCGCGGCGTGTTCTGGCTGTTCGCCGCCCAATCCCTGGCCTTCAGCGCGGCGGCCCTCTGGCTGTTGCGCGGCTCGGCCCGGCCCGCTGGTGGCGCGGGCATCCCGTGGACGCAACTCGCGGTGCTCACCCTCGGGGTCAGCGCCATCGCCGTGGCCGATGTCATCCGGCATCCCTGGACGGCGCTGGGCCTGGTCGCGGTGGGCGTCGCGATCCTCGGCCTCGTGCTGCGCATCGACGCCCGCGCGAGGGTTCGGCTGCTGCCGCGCCAGGCCGGTGATGTCCGCACCGTCGTGGGTGCGGGCTATTCGGCCATGTTCTGGATGACGGCCGCATCGATGGGCTTCGCCATCTATGGGCCGGCCATCCTGCAGACGCTGCGAGGCATGTCGCCGCTGTGGGCGGGCTATGTGATTGGCGTGGAATCAATCGCCTGGACCCTGGCCGCTTTCGCGGTGGCGTCCGTCGGCGAGCGGTGGGAGGCCTTCTGGGTGCGCTTGGGCGCCGTCTGCCTGGTGCTCAGCCTGGTGATTCTCACCGGCTCCATGGGCGGCGCGTCCCTCGCCTGGGTGCTGGCTGGAGGCTCGCTGCTGGGCGCGGCCTTCGGCTTTTCGTGGAGCTTCATGACCCGCCGGGTCATGGCGGCGCTGTCGGACGAGGAGCGAGCGATGGGCACTTCGGCCACCATCGCCATTCGTCAGACCGGCGCCTCGGCCGGCGCGGCGATCTCGGGCGCGGCGGCGAACGTGGTGGGCTTCTCGTCGGGTCTGACGGTACACACCGCCCAAGCGGCGTCCATCTGGGTGTTCGCCAGTGTCATCCCCCTGGCGTTGATCGGCGGCTGGGCGGCGTTCCGGCTGACCGGCGGTGCCGCCCGGAACTGA
- a CDS encoding sigma 54-interacting transcriptional regulator codes for MPAPCLRTTTHCPISRVSRASLPLPHGRCSWWPWSATSPWLQEGEVLPVGGTRPVAVDLRVIAATNRDLGRMVREGQLEARLALGEVELVSGKTHTGLTRPVDLESDARKNGWLLWARKAASLRASAEPR; via the coding sequence GTGCCCGCACCGTGTCTCCGGACGACGACACACTGTCCAATCTCGAGGGTGAGTCGCGCGAGCCTGCCGCTCCCCCACGGCCGTTGCTCGTGGTGGCCTTGGAGTGCGACCAGCCCCTGGCTCCAGGAGGGCGAGGTGCTGCCGGTGGGGGGAACACGGCCCGTCGCGGTGGACCTGCGCGTCATCGCCGCGACGAACCGGGACCTGGGGCGCATGGTGCGCGAGGGGCAGCTCGAGGCGCGCCTGGCGCTCGGGGAGGTGGAGCTCGTCTCGGGGAAGACCCACACCGGGCTCACGCGGCCCGTGGACCTCGAGAGCGACGCCCGGAAGAACGGCTGGCTGCTGTGGGCCCGGAAGGCAGCGAGCCTCCGTGCCAGCGCGGAGCCACGGTAG
- a CDS encoding cytochrome P450, translated as MIAGADIDLMSESFFANPFPILERLRTWQPVYFFDPFQCFILTRGADIEAFTKSPCFSSRRADALFGSLGMLGEDEATKKMVSVWSRLVFFQDPPRHTLLRQLVMKGFTPAAIEHFRPRLVSLVERTLEKGRRQGEMDVVADFAEPIALNTIAELFALPEADRPRFMDWSRDLLKPAGAGVGSDEARNAVRRSTNDMVDYLADLVEKRRAAPGDDLISQLIAGEQGHHQLAGEAVIQSFQMIGAGFVTSTNQLTNTVLALMRHPEQLRALRQNPGLLRGAIEEGLRHEPAVMSINRVCVEDTEIGGTRIPKGRLVYAMVAAANRDPSVFPEPERFDITRTPNRHMTFGVGAHYCPGASLIRLEIEEALRALLTLPRWELADKPYDYQGSNFSDRGPRSLHLRFARQ; from the coding sequence ATGATCGCGGGCGCGGATATCGATCTGATGAGCGAGAGCTTCTTCGCCAATCCCTTTCCCATTCTCGAGCGATTGCGCACCTGGCAGCCCGTCTATTTCTTCGATCCCTTCCAGTGCTTCATCCTCACGCGCGGCGCCGACATCGAGGCGTTCACCAAGAGCCCGTGCTTCTCCTCGCGGCGCGCGGACGCGCTGTTCGGGAGCCTGGGGATGCTGGGGGAGGATGAGGCGACGAAGAAGATGGTCTCGGTCTGGTCGCGGCTCGTCTTCTTCCAGGATCCCCCTCGCCATACGCTGCTGCGCCAGCTCGTCATGAAGGGCTTCACGCCCGCGGCGATCGAGCACTTCCGGCCCCGGCTCGTGTCGCTCGTGGAGCGGACCCTGGAGAAGGGGCGGCGGCAGGGGGAGATGGACGTCGTCGCGGACTTCGCCGAGCCCATCGCCCTCAACACCATCGCCGAGCTGTTCGCGCTCCCCGAAGCGGATCGGCCGCGGTTCATGGACTGGTCGAGGGACCTGCTCAAGCCCGCGGGCGCGGGGGTTGGCTCGGACGAGGCGAGGAACGCCGTGCGGCGGAGCACCAACGACATGGTGGACTACCTGGCGGACCTCGTCGAGAAGCGCCGCGCGGCGCCCGGAGACGATCTCATCAGCCAGCTCATCGCGGGAGAGCAGGGCCATCACCAACTGGCGGGCGAGGCCGTCATCCAGTCCTTCCAGATGATTGGCGCCGGCTTCGTCACGTCGACCAACCAGCTCACCAACACGGTCCTCGCGCTGATGCGCCACCCCGAGCAGCTACGTGCCTTGAGGCAGAACCCGGGCCTCCTCCGGGGCGCCATCGAGGAGGGCTTGCGCCATGAGCCAGCCGTCATGTCCATCAACCGGGTGTGCGTGGAGGACACGGAGATTGGCGGCACGAGGATTCCCAAGGGGCGGCTCGTCTACGCGATGGTCGCCGCGGCCAATCGCGACCCCTCCGTGTTCCCCGAGCCGGAGCGCTTCGACATCACCCGCACGCCCAACCGGCACATGACCTTCGGGGTCGGCGCTCACTACTGCCCGGGGGCCTCCCTCATCCGGCTCGAGATCGAGGAAGCCTTGCGCGCCCTGCTCACGCTCCCGCGCTGGGAACTCGCCGACAAGCCCTACGACTATCAGGGCTCCAACTTCAGTGATCGCGGGCCCCGCTCGCTGCACCTGCGCTTCGCGCGGCAGTGA